tgtatatttgttTCGTTTCCTTCTTTTAATTGATTGGTGCTGCATGTAGCTAGTATGCAGAACATAGAGACCTAAAAAtgtggattaaaaaaaaaggaaaaaaaattttgcaccaCTACATTACAACATTCatcccaaaagaaaaaacacacaaaaaaaaaaaacccaaagcAGATGCTATATGCCTTTTGACACACGCCATCATAAAAAGCTGCagcatttggatttttttttttttgttttgttttgtttttgcgGTTCTCTACAGAGATGAAATAGTTTCAACTTTTGAGATCATTTAAGGTCCTTGACATATCACCTACCAAAATGAAAGTGATTGACCCCAGAAATTAAAGATGGTGCGAGGAGAAGTATACATATGATTTGACAATCCAGCACAAGTTGATGAGGAAATGCCAAAGTAGTGCAACAATTAATGGCCCCCTTTTAGTGTTTTCTTCATTATTAGCATTTACCTGAATTATTTTAAACAGCTAAACATTTCAATCTCTAGCCAGATATAtattaaaaacctacatttaaTTAACCTTTTTAATTAATGTCTATATTTTTAGCACTTCAACTCCTTTTTTGTCACGGTTGGTATTTTTAAGTattattaaatacttaactataAGAGATATAATACTGAAAGAATGTTAATCCCTAATGGAACAAACATTAATAGGTTAAATGAATTTATGCGTCAGAAGGGCAAAGCACGAATATATAGCTGCTGTTTTAAGAGGTGGATGTTGTTACCCaaaaatttttgtattaaatCGTGATTCAGCTACCTATATGATCTATGTACCTTCATTTCGTTGTCTCCTAAGCTGTTTTACTACTTTTGCTAGATAATTCCTGAATTAATATAGATAAGATAAGCTGAAACATCAAGCAATATATACATCTTGATGTATATGTTTCATTGCAcctaacatatatacatatatgctacATAGAGTATCTACAACAATCCGATGTCGAAAGACACGGCTCGAGTTTGATAGTTGAACAgtgaagagaaggaaaaggaagagctAAGATATATGCAGATATTTTGTGGCGCCTTTAGGACtaggatttttgtttttttattgtGAAGGAACTGTTTATCGATTCTTAAAGCACCATACATGCACTAATGCTTTCATATCAAGAATCAGGCCATATAAAcctctttgaaaaaaattttctaaatacaTCAGTTGTACATATTCTGGTAGTAAATATGGGCTACTAAGGTCTTAAAGGTTTAAAGGTCGAGTCCAACTTGTGAGAATATGGGTCAAAACTCATATATCTCCACCAacaaggagaaaagaaaattgtaaGGTTTAACTCCTAGCTAATAAACATCTTCTGGAGATTTAACAACAATATATGTCCCTACTGATGATCCCTTTGAACTTTATCCTCATCCCTTACTTTTGTTATTGAATGACAAAAAAACAATCACTTATTTACAAGAGATCTATTCTATTACTAGCATGTACAGCAAGACGCATGTTAAGGGCATGCTGTGCCTAGCCGTATGTTAGTTGTACTATTGTTTGATAAAGtgttgtttaaaattttttggcaTGCAATTTTTCTTGTGACAGAAATAAAAGCTCTTAATAGAGACCATATTTAATTTGATGCTCGGAACTCACTGGTTCAAACTTTCTACGGCAATACAAGTTTACATATAACTAAAAGTGATCAAACTAATTTGAAAGCAGAAACAAAAGTAAGGCCAAATAAGCTTGCACTAATGGTCAAAATGAAGGTAAGGAACAGTAAATTCACAACCTGTGAAAATTTGAAGGGGCTATATATATTTCACCTGAGAGCTAGATACTTTTAAGAAgctgaagagagagagagagagagagagagagctatttgGAGAGGGGGAATGGGGGGTGTCACGATGGTTTGCTCAGTAGGGCGGTCGAGTGGGAAGGAGCATGGATGGGAATGCGATTTGGAAGGATTCGGAAAAGCTCATCATCTTTTTCACGaattaaacaaacaaattgaaaagcaACAAGAAGAACAGCAGCAGATAAGTTTATGAGGAGCATCGATTGGCCCCCACACTTTTCCAGTTTACATATGCACTCATTCTTCAGAGgaatatagatttttttctctctgcaACTATGCTGATGTGATAATGATGCTTCTGTTTGAGTCATAATGGCTTTGCCAATGAGAATGACAATGAAAGCAACAACTGCAGtaaaagtaagagagagagagagagagagattaagagATGTATATATCTATTaccaaatacatatataaagagCTGCAGatgttgcttttctttttctcttttctgaaATAGATGTTCTCATTGTCTCTTCTTGTTTTATATACATTCTTAATTAGTTAGCTGCAGATGTTCTAGTTGTCTGTTTTGCTTTCTTTAGTTACTGTTCTTGTTttgtatatttaataattagtttttttcaGCTCACAATTTCTACTTTTAGATATTAATATCCAGCATATATTTTGGTACTGTGGATACTGTAGaagatatataaaaagaaaagaagcgcTTTGCTATGTTTGGGTCAAGGACACTGTTATCTTGAAGATTCTGAAGTTTCCCATGCATATGTCGCAATAATAGAACATGATGAGACTACTTGAGACCAATATAGcaaaggtttttttttgtgattatttTCCAATCATGATCTTAACATAATTTAGAGaacttctctcttctttttttctttttggtgaataaaaaatttgacaatATCCTTCATCTAAGCATCAAAGTGTCTCCCCACCTCAAGTCGAACCTCATGAGATCTTACCCGTTACCTTATCATAACTTATCACTGGAAATTTTATTGGTTTGGCTAATTTATATAGCCCAAATAATAATACATTATTAACAAGCAGCTATGTACGGGTTTTGTAAAAGAGAAGTAAAACTTAGGTCAAACTAGCTATTACGTACATATAGGATCAAAATTGGTTATATATAAAGAAACGCGTGACCTTTCCATCATGAGATCTGCAACCAATGTATATAGAAATAGAAACATTAAATTAATCTTGTTTCTCTTTTTGTGCGCGTGAGAGGGATAGAGGGGAGCTCGTGGATCTCTGAAACAATCAGTTTGAGTGCATGCAGAGACAGCGAGCACTAATATAAATGTGTTCAGTCCCAGTTGTACGTTGATGCTAATGATCGAATAAGACAAACCGGGTTGCAATTTTCTTGTAGGAATGTAATGGAATTCCATTGTTCATAACAgctttaatttctttctttcctcttcATTTTATTACTCTCTCCTAGTAAAATTCTCTCTAATATATAGTACAAactaccgaccgtctctagagcaagtggcaaagggcttggtggttggttggtattcgagacccaagttcgaatcctagttgattcacatttctagctaagtttatttctaaatgaaataaacgaaccgggcagcgtgctacttatctctcaaaaaaaaaaaatatagtacaaactatatatatagtactattaGTATTAGATTTAGGCCCGCCTTAGTAATGTGTCGGctaaaattactatatatttttacatactCTGAAAGTCTCTGAATATCTAAGAGtacttttaatctttttttcttacGTGGCTATATGTTTCTTCTGTGATGGTTACAACTGCAATTTTCTAGTATCGGAGAAGGGAGAATTATAagtacatttaaatttttggggCTGCATTTAATTAGTTACCATATTACCAAACTAGCTCTtacttcatattaccaaactagCACTTGGCAAAAATAGCTAACTAATAATGGATTTCAAACGTAAATACCATATGTTCGGTTTATCACAAAAATTGTTTGCATGTGCTTTTGTACTCATGCATTATGGTATTCGGAAGATATATAACTTTGATAATTTAGCTCAAGTTTCTTATTAGCGTAAGCATATTAATACAGGGCATATATAGAGAAGATCAATGTTCGAGTTCGACTACATTTCTTGTTACCATCATATTGAAGAGCAGATTTAAAGGGGCCCGAATAATTGAAATTGAATATAATGAGGATCTCCGCATTCAAGTTTTTATTTAGATAagcaaactaattaattaatacatggTAGAAAAGATTTTGCAGTTTAATTGGCTACATTTCATGTTTAGTTTCAAGGTCATTATTTCCATCGTTTTATTTCTTGAATAATTAAAGATGAACATAACAATACaataaaagaactaaaaatGGGCAAAAGAGAGAGACTTATTAAGACACATTCTGTTTCTTTTTGCTGTCAAATCTAGCTCATCTATACACTTCTACTTTTTACAACAAAAAACCAAAGAGACCTACAGTTTtcagagtatatatatatgtgtgaatcagtaaaaaattcttataataaAAGTGTAGACACATCAACAATATAAAGACAatattttcttaacaaataaaagCCACACCACATCAATATTGAAACAAAAGAACCAGTAATAATTGTTAACATTTGGTAAGATCATGAAATGGCAACTACAGGTAGAAACGCTAATCAGTAGACAAGTACTAGCCACCACCCACTGTGCATGTCTTCTCTGAATGACCCCCACAATGTGCACCAGGAGACTCACCCAATCACATCTTAGTTATATAGCACCTCCATGATTTCCCATTCCTTTGAAATTAATATACAGCTGCGTACGTATAGTTCATACCCCATATATGATGTATAGAAGAAGAATACATACAAACCATTGCCTATATATGGAGGAATACtaagtatgatatatatatatatatatatataaaagaggagGGATAATAAATACTACAAAGTAGCTACTTTGGCTATGGAGGGAAGTGATCAAGGAGTCGGTGTTCCGAGTTTCTATGTGCTCGAAGTTAATCCTCCTCCGCTTCCGACCCAGATGCAGGAAGTGGAGTTCCCCCAACCAGTAGAGCATGTTCCGACGCACGGCGGTCGTGCAAATCCGTCGCCGATTTCCGGTTATTCTTTTCAGAACTCCGCCGACTTCAGTATAAGTGAGAAGCCCCAAGAGGTATGGTGTTACTATGAGTTTCAAAATTGTAAAGAAGTTGCACCtctttaatttgtataaatatGTAATGATTGTACAGGTGGGAACATCTTTAGAACCAAAAGATGGGAATGATCAGATAATTAGCTCCAGTAAGGATGGTGCTAATTCATGGTGGGcatataatttatcttttcctttcatCTATCTTAATTCCGGCCATTGtactacatgtatatataaggttttatttttgttgaagCAGGTGGAAGAGGTCGGCGACGACGGAGAAGAGCAAGATGAAGGtgaggaggaagatgagggagCCAAGGTTTTGCTTCCAAACTAGAAGTGATGTTGATGTGTTAGATGATGGATACAAGTGGAGGAAATATGGGCAAAAGGTTGTCAAGAATAGCCTACATCCAAGGTATAGTAATTAAACAACTGCTAATCAAGTTCCTGcatgttttcctttttcttcttaattttcctgaggagaattaattaaaaaaaaaaaaagaagcaaaggaagaagaagaatgttGTCACTTCTTCAAATTAATCATATTCTGATACACACAATTAGTTTTATACATATTGTTTTTCCTCATGACTTATTCACAAGTGAAGAGGcctgtttagaaaaaaaaaaaaaacgaaaaattgGGTGGAGAAATGCATGCATGAGTATTTAGGTCTGCATATGTTAGATGGTGTacaatgaaaaaagaaaaaagaaagaaagtgacAAGCTTGTGAATATATATTTACACATAAAGAGGAATTGGAGACATGCATTAATTAGCTTAGGAAGTTAAACAAAATTCAAGACTCAGTACAATCACTCATACCAATCGATCTCATAAAGGAAAAATGGTCAAGGAGCTGCATTGTCATGACTAGCTAAGCATGATTTTTCACTACCCTTTAGCTTCTTAGCAGTCCATGGTTAATTTGATACCACTGCATGAAATGTGTCTACAAAATGAAGGAATTTAGTTTTTCAATTGTATGAGAAAATATGAGTTCACATTAGTAATTAGAGAGATACTAGGTCTACAACCTATTTTGgattgtaatctttttttttttttttttttttttttttttttttttttttttttagagataggtagcacgctacccgcttcgttttttCCAACTCTTTTAATCCAAATAAGCTGCATTATATATGGCAGTTCTTATCTCTTATTGTACATAAATAAATGGGCATATTTTAAGATTATTATAATTGCATAAAAATGTATAACATGTGATTATAACATGATGCAGTAAATTAAAATAAGCTTTTTATCAAGTTTCGCTATGGTTAGTTTCTTTTCAACTAATAAGAGAGTACATTTCATAGAGTAATATATGATTATTTCTTCacttcatattatttatttttttgacagaaGTTATTATCGCTGCACCCACACTAATTGCCGTGTGAAGAAAAGAGTCGAACGATTATCAGAGGATTGTCGTATGGTTATCACGACGTATGAGGGAAGACACACACATTCTCCATGCGACGACACGAACTCATCTGAGCACAACtgttttagctcattttgaCCACTTAATATGGATTGTATTGATCGTGTGCAGTGTTGCGAAATCTATAggacaaattaaataaatgtgcTATTTATAAGGTTTATCAAAGAGAACTATATTAATTTGGAAAATTTAGATGAGAGGATGTGTGCTTTAGTATTTCCATTTACTCTTTTTCCTGCTCTATGACTCctatgtaattaaatatatagcAGGTCACTTTTCGTCGGTTGAATTTGTAAGAAAAATAtgtctcaatatttttttatttttgtactgGTTCACAGTATTCAAACAATATATACTCATGCTATAATTCTGTACGTATGCTAAATATAGCATTCCATGATCCTCCTCGATGAAATTAACACAAGTTTTATTATGTATTAGAAGATTCAAACAACTGGTTCATGCATGCTACCAAATTGGTGCTAATTATTATGACTgttttaattaactaattattttgTTGAGTAATATATGTCATATTCTTTAACGTTTACTTAATGCATGTGATTCACTGTAAAAGTTGTCAAAGATGTAAAATTCGGAAATGCAAAATGGTGAAGCCATGAAGAGACAGTTTTGCTTCAAATAAGTGCTTAGTTTTTCATAATTAAGAGCATTAACATGCAgtacattatatatgtattgttcTATTTTCTTCTAACGTACATTCAACAAATTAATAAGCGGTAAAAATATTTGCTATACGTGTTGTATATCTATGTATACTTTTGCTAATTTGCTATAACCAGTAGTATATATTTTACATGTAGAGCATCACCATATATACGTAGTGGTGCACTCGAACGCGCGCAccattgaagaagaagaaggagaagaagaagaagagaaaaaaagaaaagttaatcCAAAGAACAAATTACCATGCAAACTTTGGGACAATCACATGtcaattatagttttaaaaattttattaaaattttaatcgaGTAATTAAGCAAAATTATTAACTTATTTGTATGGAGAACATTTcgatttttttaactttgaataATGACGTGTAAAAGTTGGAGGTGCTCCATTTTCTGTTTttgagtgtaaattttatattttacccaTCAAAGATTCTTGTATACTAAACTTatcagtttatttttttattacttaacTTTTAAATGAATGGCAGTAAGA
This genomic window from Ananas comosus cultivar F153 linkage group 3, ASM154086v1, whole genome shotgun sequence contains:
- the LOC109708004 gene encoding probable WRKY transcription factor 12 isoform X1 is translated as MEGSDQGVGVPSFYVLEVNPPPLPTQMQEVEFPQPVEHVPTHGGRANPSPISGYSFQNSADFSISEKPQEVGTSLEPKDGNDQIISSSKDGANSWWKRSATTEKSKMKVRRKMREPRFCFQTRSDVDVLDDGYKWRKYGQKVVKNSLHPRSYYRCTHTNCRVKKRVERLSEDCRMVITTYEGRHTHSPCDDTNSSEHNCFSSF
- the LOC109708004 gene encoding probable WRKY transcription factor 12 isoform X2 — encoded protein: MEGSDQGVGVPSFYVLEVNPPPLPTQMQEVEFPQPVEHVPTHGGRANPSPISGYSFQNSADFSISEKPQEVGTSLEPKDGNDQIISSSKDGANSWWKRSATTEKSKMKVRRKMREPRFCFQTRSDVDVLDDGYKWRKYGQKVVKNSLHPSYYRCTHTNCRVKKRVERLSEDCRMVITTYEGRHTHSPCDDTNSSEHNCFSSF